A window of the Brassica napus cultivar Da-Ae chromosome C5, Da-Ae, whole genome shotgun sequence genome harbors these coding sequences:
- the LOC106401500 gene encoding U-box domain-containing protein 17-like, with amino-acid sequence MATAAIFSSLRRRRSPSLEAFLAPVDLSGVAVVQTLASISSEVVSSSAATRLSFQRRNARSLLRKIEIFVVLFEFLVETRSPSSSTTALLCLKEFYLLIYRSKILLEYVAQSSNLWLLLQNPSISGYFHDLSQEISTLLDVFPVSELDLSDDIREQIELLRRQSLKSRLYIDSNDESLRETFYSFLYTFENGEIPSPTALRTFFVEKLGFKDSNSYRNEIEFLEEQIVNHDGELEPASSVINGFVAITRYSRFLLFGFEEDGLEWRIENHPKVGGGDTIVTQVPKDFVCPISLDLMTDPVIVSTGQTYDRTSIARWIEEGHCTCPKTGQTLIDSRIVPNRALKNLIVQWCTASGVAIESEFVSDSSTNEGFVSALPTKAAVEANKATVSILIQFLADGSSEPAQTVAAREIRLLAKTGKDNRSFIAEAGAIPHLRRLLKSENAIAQENSVTAMLNLSIYEKNKSLIMEEDDCLECIVSVLLSGLTVEAQENAAATLFSLSAVHEYKKRIAFTDHCVEALSSLLRNGTPRGKKDAVTALYNLSTHPDNCGRMIEGGGVSSLVVALKNDVVSEEAAGALALLVRQSLGAEAIGREEGAVTGLMGMMRCGTARGKENAVAALLELCRSGGAAAAERVLRAPAIAGLLQTLLFTGTKRARRKAASLARVFQRREHAAMRSGGYGFVVNVNENRDGGNFTTDVSVPMSISVPVL; translated from the coding sequence ATGGCGACCGCGGCTATATTCTCATCTCTACGGCGGAGGAGATCCCCATCACTAGAAGCCTTTTTAGCCCCCGTTGACCTCTCCGGCGTCGCTGTCGTTCAAACCCTAGCTTCCATCTCCTCAGAGGTCGTCTCTTCTTCCGCCGCCACACGGTTGTCGTTCCAACGCAGGAACGCTCGCTCTCTGCTTCGTAAGATCGAGATCTTCGTCGTATTATTCGAGTTCCTCGTTGAGACGCGCTCTCCCTCTTCTTCAACAACAGCGTTGCTGTGTCTGAAGGAGTTTTATCTTCTCATCTACAGGTCCAAGATCCTCCTCGAGTACGTCGCTCAGTCCAGTAACTTATGGCTGTTGCTTCAAAACCCTTCGATCTCCGGCTACTTCCATGATCTAAGCCAAGAGATTTCGACTCTTCTCGATGTCTTCCCTGTCAGCGAGCTCGACCTCAGCGACGACATCAGAGAGCAAATCGAACTCTTGCGGAGGCAATCCTTGAAATCGAGGTTGTATATAGATAGCAACGACGAGTCCTTACGCGAAACATTCTATTCCTTTCTCTACACGTTCGAGAACGGTGAGATTCCGAGTCCAACCGCTCTGAGAACCTTCTTCGTAGAGAAGTTAGGGTTTAAGGATTCTAATTCTTACAGAAACGAAATCGAGTTTCTGGAAGAACAGATTGTGAATCACGACGGCGAACTAGAGCCTGCGAGTTCGGTCATCAACGGCTTCGTAGCGATTACACGATACTCTAGGTTTCTGTTGTTCGGTTTCGAAGAAGATGGATTAGAGTGGAGAATCGAGAATCATCCCAAGGTTGGAGGAGGAGACACGATCGTAACACAAGTTCCGAAAGATTTCGTTTGTCCGATCTCTCTCGACCTGATGACAGATCCTGTGATTGTCTCTACGGGGCAGACTTACGACCGAACCTCCATCGCTAGGTGGATCGAAGAAGGACACTGTACTTGTCCTAAGACAGGACAAACGCTTATTGACTCTCGCATCGTGCCTAACCGAgctctcaagaacttgatcgTGCAATGGTGTACAGCGAGTGGCGTTGCTATTGAGTCTGAGTTTGTTTCAGATTCTTCGACAAACGAGGGGTTTGTGTCGGCTCTTCCGACAAAAGCTGCTGTTGAAGCTAACAAAGCTACTGTCTCCATACTCATTCAGTTTCTAGCAGACGGATCGTCTGAGCCTGCTCAAACAGTTGCGGCGAGGGAGATTCGTCTTCTGGCGAAAACCGGGAAGGATAACCGATCTTTCATCGCGGAGGCAGGCGCCATACCGCACCTGCGCCGCCTTCTCAAATCGGAGAACGCGATAGCGCAGGAGAACTCTGTGACGGCCATGCTTAACCTCTCGATATACGAGAAGAACAAGAGTTTGATCATGGAGGAGGATGACTGTTTGGAGTGTATAGTAAGCGTCCTCCTCTCTGGTCTCACAGTGGAAGCGCAGGAGAACGCAGCGGCCACGTTGTTCAGTCTCTCCGCAGTACACGAGTACAAGAAACGCATAGCGTTTACTGATCATTGCGTCGAGGCATTATCCTCGCTGCTTCGGAACGGGACGCCGAGAGGGAAGAAAGACGCGGTTACAGCGTTGTACAACTTATCCACACACCCTGATAACTGCGGTAGAATGATCGAAGGAGGAGGCGTGTCGAGCCTCGTCGTAGCGCTCAAGAACGACGTCGTTTCCGAGGAGGCGGCGGGAGCATTGGCTTTGTTGGTGAGACAGTCTCTCGGAGCTGAGGCTATAGGGAGAGAGGAAGGCGCCGTGACGGGGCTCATGGGGATGATGAGATGCGGGACGGCTAGAGGGAAAGAGAACGCGGTGGCTGCGTTGCTTGAGCTTTGTAGAAGCGGTGGAGCCGCGGCGGCGGAGAGAGTGTTGAGAGCACCGGCCATTGCGGGGTTGCTGCAGACGCTTTTGTTCACCGGGACGAAGAGGGCTAGAAGGAAAGCTGCTTCGCTTGCTCGGGTTTTCCAGAGGCGGGAGCATGCGGCGATGAGGTCAGGCGGGTATGGGTTTGTAGTGAATGTGAACGAGAATAGAGACGGCGGGAATTTTACGACGGATGTCTCTGTTCCGATGTCAATCTCTGTACCTGTATTGTGA
- the LOC106401726 gene encoding RNA polymerase II degradation factor 1, whose translation MSSSSSSSIKVVVGGGGGRKGNNGMNDIPSGSRKIVQSLKEVVNSPEAEIYAMLKDCNMDPNEAVHRLLSQDPFHEVKSKKEKKKETRDIPDSRPRGANNRYNSGGRGGSDRYAGRSASTHLSSADSGNFQGKSTNKKESGTQGYTSSWSSASGVPNHQLTPLSDSVVTENKLPSATGDGISPSQPASGHQTAWFGAPGQMSMADIVKMGRPQNKTTNSKQNFNMRSEINHEHETNANHQVPVKEEWPSIQKPLAPGKTVSVAPAESEVCDGQADFQSARVDQHLSDRLENIHLAESGPSENLGVDQLQPNSVPVKNVQEDDSGVSSEFNENQYAYQAQSHPVEHHKDEDEVSSGSDDLQQLTVDSHDQAASHEEDRRAVVIPNHLLIHTEECSQLSFGSFGAFGSKSVSNNAEETPDVAQQIEHSDARNTEFYGDEHLESTVNGNMGHAAAAGSYDDSLESRQENPETVQEHQYTYAQSQTQAQNQTQNPETVQEHQYAFAQSEPGYSKQQQQQLNTAYDASQTHAQNLASLSNVMGYAHSVPNSLLGQTAQNARELDFQYSPFAQSMQSRNNNNASSLGGQSISMPEALRGSGVPATQPTQQNLPGANIATGPALPQQQLPMHPYSQPTMPLAHFANMISYPMMPQNYPYMPSAFQQAFASNSSYHQQQLAALLPQYKANLSPSNLPQSGTAPASAYGFGNSTSVGSAGNFPLNQQSAPTGYEDVLSSQYKENSHLLALQQQQQQQQQQQNDNSAMWHHGHGSRTMSGVPANAYYNLQQQQQLQQAQQQQYGSHGYPNFYQSQTEMSHERQQQNPRDGAGAQPSNQTQQQLWQNSY comes from the exons AtgagcagcagcagcagcagcagcatcaAGGTCGTTGTCGGCGGCGGCGGAGGGAGAAAGGGCAATAATGGAATGAACGATATTCCGTCAGGGTCTAGGAAAATAGTACAGAGCTTGAAGGAAGTCGTCAACTCTCCCGAGGCTGAGATCTACGCTATGCTCAAAGACTGCAATATGGATCCTAACGAAGCCGTTCATCGCCTCCTCTCTCAAG ATCCTTTTCACGAGGTGAAGAgcaaaaaagagaagaagaaagag aCAAGGGATATACCGGATTCCCGGCCGCGTGGTGCTAATAACAGATACAACAGCGGTGGCAGAGGTGGTTCTGATCGCTATGCTGGACGAAGTGCATCTACCCATCTCAGCTCCGCTG ATTCTGGAAACTTCCAGGGGAAATCTACAAACAAGAAAGAAAGTGGAACTCAGGGTTACACTAGTTCTTGGTCTTCTGCCTCTGGAGTGCCAAACCACCAGCTGACACCACTCAG TGATTCTGTTGTAACGGAAAATAAATTGCCATCTGCTACCGGCGATGGAATATCACCATCACAGCCTGCTTCTGGACATCAAACTGCATGGTTTGGGGCTCCAGGCCAGATGTCTATGGCTGACATTGTGAAGATGGGTAGACCACAGAACAAGACAACAAACTCAAAACAGAATTTCAATATGCGTTCTGAGATTAATCACGAGCATGAAACTAATGCAAACCACCAGGTCCCTGTTAAAGAAGAGTGGCCATCGATTCAGAAGCCACTAGCTCCTGGTAAAACTGTATCAGTAGCACCAGCAGAGTCAGAGGTATGCGACGGTCAAGCTGATTTCCAATCCGCTAGAGTAGATCAGCATCTGAGCGACCGGTTAGAAAACATACATTTAGCAGAAAGTGGCCCTTCTGAGAATCTTGGAGTCGATCAACTGCAACCTAACTCGGTTCCTGTTAAAAATGTCCAAGAAGATGACTCTGGAGTTTCGTCTGAATTTAACGAGaatcagtacgcatatcaggcGCAGAGCCATCCTGTAGAGCACCACAAAG ATGAAGATGAGGTTTCATCTGGTTCGGATGACCTTCAACAACTAACAGTAGATAGTCATGATCAAGCAGCCTCGCATGAAGAGGATAGACGTGCTGTCGTTATTCCTAATCATTTGCTTATCCATACAGAAGAATGCTCACAATTAAGTTTTGGAAGTTTTGGAGCTTTTGGATCAAAGTCTGTGAGCAACAACGCAGAAGAGACTCCTGATGTAGCTCAACAAATTGAACATTCAGATGCAAG AAACACTGAGTTCTATGGAGATGAACATCTTGAAAGCACGGTCAATGGAAATATGGGCCACGCAGCTGCTGCTGGAAGTTATGATGATTCTTTAGAATCTAGGCAAGAGAACCCCGAGACTGTCCAGGAGCATCAGTATACATATGCTCAGTCACAGACACAAGCACAGAATCAGACGCAGAACCCCGAGACTGTTCAGGAGCACCAGTACGCATTTGCTCAGTCTGAGCCAGGGTACTctaagcagcagcagcagcagctgaATACTGCGTATGATGCGTCACAGACACATGCACAGAATCTTGCTTCGTTATCGAATGTGATG GGGTATGCACACTCAGTTCCCAACAGTTTATTGGGGCAAACTGCACAAAATGCGAGGGAGCTTGATTTCCAGTATTCCCCTTTTGCACAGTCTATGCAGTCAAGAAACAACAACAATGCTTCATCACTTGGTGGCCAAAGCATTTCCATGCCTGAG GCGCTACGAGGCAGTGGAGTTCCAGCAACACAGCCAACGCAGCAAAACTTACCAGGTGCTAATATCGCAACTGGACCAGCTCTTCCTCAACAACAGCTTCCAATGCATCCTTACTCTCAACCCACAATGCCGCTAGCGCACTTTGCAAACATGATCAGTTACCCTATGATGCCTCAGAACTATCCATACATGCCATCCGCTTTCCAGCAAGCGTTTGCTAGTAACAGCTCATACCACCAGCAACAACTAGCTGCGTTGCTTCCTCAGTACAAAGCCAATCTCTCTCCCAGTAATTTGCCTCAGTCTGGAACAGCTCCTGCTTCCGCTTACGGATTTGGAAACTCCACCAGCGTTGGATCCGCTGGAAACTTCCCTCTTAACCAACAGTCTGCTCCTACTGGTTATGAAGATGTTTTGAGTTCTCAGTACAAAGAGAACAGTCATCTGTTGGCACtccagcagcagcaacaacagcagcagcagcagcag AATGATAATTCGGCGATGTGGCATCACGGCCATGGTTCTCGAACCATGTCAGGTGTTCCGGCTAACGCGTACTACAACCTCCAACAACAGCAGCAGCTACAACAAGCTCAACAACAGCAGTATGGGTCTCATGGCTACCCTAATTTCTATCAGTCCCAAACAGAAATGTCGCACGAGCGCCAGCAGCAAAACCCTAGAGACGGTGCAGGAGCTCAGCCCTCGAACCAAACCCAGCAGCAGCTGTGGCAAAACTCttactaa